The following coding sequences lie in one Pseudomonas sp. B33.4 genomic window:
- a CDS encoding helix-turn-helix transcriptional regulator, translating to MDALLQELPVHQSLARVFAGVGQAGFWRALVDTLRLLVPLDNALVALMQAGQAPQLLIDFDSQGRADEQEELAGYSAGMYLLDPFYQAASTGIADGLHSLASVAPDQFLHSEYYQSYFRSVVGEDELQFMVNVEGGVLGLSLGRSTPFDMAEQGRLLCVRDWVLAAMRRHVQLLPPQGAVAETPVGDLATLLDRFDARLTVREVDTARLILQGFSSKAMAQQMGISPETVKVHRRNLYHKLNVTGHGELFALVLRPPTP from the coding sequence GTGGACGCGTTGCTGCAGGAACTGCCAGTGCATCAAAGCCTGGCGCGGGTATTTGCCGGTGTCGGTCAGGCCGGTTTCTGGCGCGCGCTGGTGGACACCTTGCGGTTGCTGGTGCCGCTGGACAACGCACTGGTAGCGCTGATGCAAGCCGGGCAGGCGCCGCAGTTGCTCATCGACTTCGACAGCCAGGGTCGCGCCGACGAGCAAGAAGAACTGGCCGGCTACAGCGCCGGGATGTACCTGCTCGATCCGTTTTATCAAGCCGCATCGACTGGCATTGCCGACGGCTTGCACAGCCTCGCCTCGGTGGCGCCGGACCAGTTTCTGCACAGCGAGTACTACCAGAGTTACTTCCGTTCGGTGGTCGGCGAGGACGAGTTGCAGTTCATGGTCAATGTCGAGGGCGGCGTGCTCGGATTGTCATTGGGTCGCTCGACGCCGTTCGACATGGCCGAGCAGGGCCGATTGCTGTGCGTGCGCGATTGGGTGCTGGCGGCGATGCGTCGGCATGTGCAGTTGCTGCCACCGCAGGGCGCGGTGGCTGAAACGCCGGTTGGGGATCTGGCGACGTTACTCGATCGCTTCGATGCGCGGCTGACCGTGCGGGAGGTCGACACGGCGCGGCTGATCCTGCAGGGTTTCTCCAGCAAGGCGATGGCCCAGCAGATGGGGATTTCGCCGGAGACGGTCAAGGTGCATCGGCGCAATCTGTATCACAAGCTCAATGTCACCGGGCATGGCGAGTTGTTTGCGCTGGTGCTGCGCCCACCAACTCCCTGA
- a CDS encoding extracellular solute-binding protein: MRRRRGCINLSSKLGLLAGIGASSIALAADAPSVHVYNWYDYIGPNTLHDFQRDSGIQPVYDTFDSAEVLEGKLMTSRSGYDVVVASNFSLPTLIKAGALAPLPREQLPGWKNLDSELLAKLANNDPGNQYAVPYLWGTNGIGYNVDKVRAALGDKAPVDSWDLVFNEANLAKLGQCGVAMLDSPSEMLPVALHYLGLPPNSTDPEDYKKAEALLLKLRPHIAYFNSSKFISDLSNGNICVAVGWSGAMLEAKTNAEQANNGVKIAYSLPKEGAPVWFDTLVLLKDAPNRPQGLAFIDYLLRPEVIAPVSDHLSYPNGNRAATALVAEATRDNPAVYPSATAMATLYTLEPLPKATERVRTRVWSKVKNGQ, translated from the coding sequence ATGCGTCGTCGCCGTGGCTGTATCAACCTCAGCAGTAAACTGGGCCTGCTGGCCGGGATTGGCGCCAGCTCGATCGCCCTGGCCGCTGACGCGCCGAGCGTGCACGTCTACAACTGGTACGACTATATCGGCCCGAACACCCTCCACGACTTTCAGCGCGACAGCGGTATCCAACCGGTCTACGACACCTTCGACAGTGCCGAAGTCCTCGAAGGCAAACTGATGACCAGCCGCAGCGGCTACGACGTGGTGGTGGCAAGTAACTTCAGCCTGCCGACGCTGATCAAGGCCGGCGCCCTCGCCCCGCTGCCACGCGAGCAACTGCCGGGCTGGAAGAATCTCGACAGCGAGCTGCTGGCGAAACTGGCCAACAACGATCCCGGCAATCAATACGCGGTGCCGTACCTGTGGGGCACCAACGGCATCGGCTACAACGTCGACAAGGTGCGCGCGGCGCTGGGCGACAAGGCGCCGGTGGATTCGTGGGATCTGGTGTTCAACGAAGCCAACCTCGCCAAACTCGGCCAGTGCGGTGTGGCGATGCTCGATTCGCCGTCGGAGATGCTGCCGGTCGCCCTGCATTATTTGGGGCTGCCTCCGAACAGCACCGACCCTGAAGACTATAAAAAAGCCGAAGCGCTGCTGCTGAAACTGCGGCCGCACATTGCCTACTTCAATTCGTCGAAATTCATCAGCGACCTGTCCAACGGCAACATCTGCGTGGCAGTGGGCTGGTCGGGGGCGATGCTGGAAGCCAAGACCAATGCCGAGCAGGCCAACAACGGCGTGAAGATCGCCTACAGCCTGCCCAAGGAAGGCGCACCGGTGTGGTTCGACACGCTGGTGCTGCTCAAGGACGCACCGAATCGTCCTCAAGGCCTGGCCTTTATCGACTATCTGCTGCGGCCCGAAGTGATCGCGCCGGTCAGTGATCATCTGTCTTATCCGAATGGCAATCGTGCGGCAACAGCGCTGGTGGCCGAAGCCACGCGGGACAACCCGGCGGTTTATCCGTCTGCCACGGCGATGGCCACGCTATACACCCTTGAACCTTTGCCGAAAGCCACCGAACGCGTGCGCACGCGGGTGTGGAGCAAGGTCAAGAACGGCCAGTAA
- a CDS encoding P1 family peptidase gives MKPRARDLNIRIGQLHPGPFNAITDVPGVRVGHSNVRGRSSAGRDICTGVTLIEPRAGSTNQQPCFAGVHVLNGNGDATGLEWIREAGLLTSPIAFTNTHSLGVVRDALIALDRQQQPDDGRLYWNMPVVLETFDGLLNDINGFHVQPEHVAQALSAAVDGPVVEGAVGGGSGMICHEFKGGIGTSSRRLSRAQGGWTVGAIVQANHGIRSELRVDGYPVGRYMEQKDSPFLRASLPHPGMGSIVVCLATDAPLLPHQCTRLAQRASLGLARTGGGNEDHSGDIFIAFATGNDHVPPAAYEGKGAPTCDGLRMVNNDHISELFLAATEAVEEAIINALLASESTEGNGHSVPGLDAETLFAALEKSGWPGAR, from the coding sequence ATGAAACCTCGTGCTCGTGACCTCAACATCCGCATCGGCCAACTGCATCCCGGCCCGTTCAACGCCATCACCGACGTGCCCGGCGTGCGCGTCGGCCACAGCAACGTGCGCGGACGCAGCAGCGCCGGACGCGACATCTGCACCGGCGTCACACTGATCGAACCGCGCGCTGGCTCGACCAATCAGCAACCGTGTTTTGCCGGCGTGCATGTGCTCAATGGCAATGGCGACGCCACCGGGCTTGAATGGATTCGCGAGGCGGGGCTGCTGACCAGCCCGATTGCCTTTACCAACACCCACAGCCTTGGTGTGGTGCGCGATGCATTGATTGCACTGGATCGCCAGCAGCAACCCGACGACGGTCGCCTCTACTGGAACATGCCGGTGGTACTGGAAACCTTTGACGGTTTGCTCAACGACATCAACGGTTTCCATGTCCAGCCTGAACACGTTGCCCAAGCGTTGAGCGCAGCCGTCGACGGTCCCGTGGTAGAGGGCGCGGTCGGCGGTGGCAGCGGCATGATCTGTCATGAGTTCAAGGGCGGCATCGGCACTTCGTCGCGCCGCTTGAGCCGTGCTCAGGGTGGCTGGACCGTCGGCGCGATCGTGCAGGCCAACCACGGCATTCGCAGTGAATTGCGGGTCGATGGCTACCCGGTCGGGCGCTACATGGAACAGAAGGATTCGCCGTTCTTGCGCGCGTCGTTGCCGCATCCGGGTATGGGCTCGATCGTCGTCTGCCTGGCGACCGATGCGCCGCTATTGCCCCATCAATGCACTCGCCTGGCACAGCGCGCGAGCTTGGGTCTGGCGCGCACCGGCGGTGGCAACGAGGATCACAGCGGCGACATTTTCATCGCCTTCGCCACCGGCAATGATCACGTACCGCCCGCCGCCTACGAAGGCAAAGGCGCGCCGACCTGTGACGGTTTGCGCATGGTCAACAATGACCATATCAGCGAGCTGTTTCTGGCGGCGACCGAGGCGGTTGAAGAAGCGATCATCAATGCCCTGCTGGCCAGCGAGAGCACCGAAGGCAACGGGCATTCAGTACCGGGACTGGATGCCGAAACCCTGTTCGCCGCCCTCGAAAAATCAGGCTGGCCCGGCGCCCGCTGA
- a CDS encoding NAD(P)H-dependent oxidoreductase has protein sequence MHALIVVAHHDPRSLTHSVAAQIAESLVQADPANTFEIADLYAEGFEPRFGAADFAVHHRKSMPPVDILAEQARIDRADTLVLVYPVYWWSMPALLKGWIDRVFSNGWAFDFTGDLKHVKLLQRLRVHLVGLAGAEARTYERHGYGAAMKAQIEHGIFDYCGATVLSSTLLPESELRDPREQLAVARELGSQMLT, from the coding sequence ATGCACGCCTTGATTGTTGTTGCCCACCACGACCCGCGCTCGCTGACCCACAGCGTGGCCGCGCAGATTGCCGAAAGCCTGGTTCAGGCCGATCCGGCCAACACCTTTGAAATCGCTGATCTCTACGCCGAAGGCTTCGAGCCACGTTTCGGCGCTGCGGATTTCGCGGTGCATCACCGTAAGTCCATGCCGCCTGTGGACATACTGGCCGAGCAGGCACGCATCGACCGCGCCGATACGTTGGTGCTGGTCTACCCGGTGTACTGGTGGTCGATGCCGGCGCTGCTCAAAGGCTGGATCGATCGGGTGTTCAGCAATGGCTGGGCCTTCGATTTCACCGGCGATCTCAAGCACGTGAAGCTGCTGCAGCGCCTGCGTGTGCATCTGGTTGGCCTTGCCGGCGCGGAGGCGCGAACCTATGAGCGCCATGGTTATGGCGCGGCGATGAAAGCGCAGATCGAACACGGGATTTTCGATTACTGCGGAGCGACGGTACTGAGTTCGACGTTGCTGCCGGAATCGGAGTTGCGCGATCCACGGGAGCAGTTGGCGGTTGCAAGGGAACTCGGTAGCCAAATGCTCACATAA
- a CDS encoding TetR/AcrR family transcriptional regulator produces the protein MSTGKTSAQQSSAQPRRRLAREDRLRQLLDVAWQIIRAQGTEALTLGYLAEKAGVTKPVVYDHFVTRAGLLAALYREFDARQTVLMDAAIARSEPTLSGLASVIAKAYVDCVMFQGTEIPGIIAALASTPELEKIKREYEAIFLEKCRSDLAPYASGGQITPAGLRAMLGAAEALSHAAANGEISAKEASDELSATIIAMVERAAVRATGGT, from the coding sequence ATGTCAACCGGTAAAACTTCAGCACAGCAATCCTCCGCTCAACCGCGCCGCCGCTTGGCGCGCGAAGACCGCTTGCGCCAGTTGCTCGACGTCGCATGGCAAATCATCCGTGCCCAAGGCACCGAAGCCTTGACCCTCGGTTATCTGGCAGAAAAAGCCGGGGTGACCAAACCGGTGGTCTATGACCATTTCGTCACCCGTGCCGGTTTACTTGCAGCGCTGTATCGGGAATTCGATGCACGACAAACGGTATTGATGGATGCCGCCATCGCCCGCAGCGAACCGACACTGAGCGGCCTCGCCTCAGTGATTGCCAAGGCGTACGTCGATTGCGTCATGTTCCAGGGCACGGAGATTCCGGGGATCATCGCCGCGCTGGCGAGCACCCCGGAGCTGGAAAAGATAAAGCGCGAATACGAGGCGATCTTCCTTGAAAAATGCCGCAGCGATCTGGCGCCGTACGCCAGCGGCGGGCAGATCACGCCGGCAGGATTGCGCGCCATGCTCGGCGCCGCCGAAGCACTTTCGCACGCCGCTGCCAACGGTGAAATAAGCGCAAAAGAGGCCAGCGACGAGCTGTCTGCAACCATCATAGCCATGGTCGAACGCGCCGCCGTTCGGGCGACTGGCGGTACTTGA
- a CDS encoding TetR/AcrR family transcriptional regulator, which translates to MDTADLLERSYPGRRAELKRDIFRKALSLFNEQGIEATTIEMIRAECDTSVGAIYHHFGNKEGLVAALFFTALEDQARLRDAYLEAAKTTEEGVQALVFSYVDWVERQPQWARFQYHARFAVTKGPFKDELAERNKTRNLRLRDWLAESGRAAELKALPAELLPSLIIGQADSYCRAWLAGRVKGSPADYRELLAQAAWRSIRVDALPDC; encoded by the coding sequence ATGGATACCGCAGACTTACTTGAACGCAGCTACCCCGGCCGCCGCGCCGAACTCAAGCGCGATATCTTTCGCAAGGCGCTGAGCCTGTTCAACGAACAGGGCATCGAGGCCACCACCATCGAGATGATTCGCGCCGAGTGCGACACCAGTGTCGGGGCGATTTATCACCATTTCGGCAACAAGGAGGGCTTGGTCGCCGCGTTGTTTTTCACCGCGCTGGAGGATCAGGCGCGACTGCGCGATGCCTACCTGGAGGCGGCGAAAACCACCGAGGAAGGTGTGCAGGCGCTGGTGTTCAGCTACGTCGATTGGGTCGAACGTCAACCGCAGTGGGCGCGCTTCCAGTACCACGCACGATTTGCCGTGACCAAAGGGCCATTCAAGGACGAACTGGCCGAGCGCAACAAGACTCGCAATCTGCGTCTGCGCGACTGGCTGGCCGAATCGGGGCGCGCTGCCGAACTCAAGGCACTGCCCGCCGAACTCTTGCCGTCGTTGATCATCGGTCAGGCCGACAGTTACTGCCGCGCCTGGTTGGCGGGGCGGGTGAAGGGCAGCCCGGCGGACTACCGCGAATTGCTGGCGCAAGCGGCCTGGCGCTCGATTCGCGTCGATGCGCTGCCGGACTGCTGA
- a CDS encoding hotdog fold domain-containing protein codes for MSQFLSMFNSAGPQAFSQMACQVAPYFSSINPLVTELRANAATVQVPFRREITNHLGTVHAIAMCNAAELAAGMMTDVSIPSGARWIPKGMTVEYLAKAKTDVTAVASGEGVDWQSEGDKIVTVDIHDTEGKKVFTAQITMNVKLG; via the coding sequence ATGAGTCAGTTTCTCAGCATGTTCAACAGCGCAGGTCCGCAAGCCTTCAGCCAGATGGCCTGCCAGGTCGCGCCGTACTTCAGCAGCATCAACCCACTGGTGACCGAGTTGCGTGCGAACGCGGCGACGGTACAAGTACCGTTCCGCCGTGAGATCACCAACCACCTCGGCACCGTGCATGCGATTGCCATGTGCAACGCCGCAGAGCTTGCTGCCGGGATGATGACCGACGTGTCGATTCCGTCCGGCGCACGCTGGATCCCCAAAGGCATGACCGTCGAATATCTGGCCAAGGCAAAAACCGATGTGACGGCGGTGGCCAGTGGTGAAGGCGTGGATTGGCAAAGCGAGGGCGACAAGATCGTCACCGTGGACATTCACGATACCGAGGGCAAAAAAGTGTTCACGGCGCAGATCACCATGAACGTCAAACTCGGCTGA
- a CDS encoding GNAT family N-acetyltransferase codes for MPRINHYKSPCPESVNSQILQLVVDYLTDISAVGLGPSNLLYNVYQYAVGYEVHLYLEALNGEKGIDVELLVATDEDDPEQVIGFLLYLPVQGDWEACSVAYMAVREGHRRKGVARAMIGEMVGRYPHAELACTVGKVPYFEALGFEVIGQRETQVLMSTRHYRSNGLRGFIDTTPIYRSLEVQQIHTYLLQKNGKRAMLDAEKQRDRHLDQTTRHTEEFVRQRLTVH; via the coding sequence ATGCCACGCATCAACCACTACAAATCCCCATGCCCCGAAAGCGTCAACAGCCAGATTCTGCAACTGGTCGTCGACTACCTGACCGACATCAGCGCGGTCGGTCTCGGCCCGAGCAATCTGCTGTACAACGTCTATCAGTACGCAGTCGGCTATGAGGTGCATCTGTATCTGGAAGCGTTGAATGGCGAGAAGGGTATCGACGTCGAATTGCTGGTCGCTACCGACGAGGATGATCCGGAGCAAGTGATCGGCTTTCTGTTGTATCTGCCGGTGCAGGGCGATTGGGAAGCCTGCAGCGTGGCTTACATGGCGGTGCGCGAAGGGCATCGGCGTAAAGGCGTGGCGCGGGCAATGATTGGCGAAATGGTCGGGCGTTATCCCCATGCCGAACTGGCCTGCACAGTCGGCAAAGTCCCGTATTTCGAAGCGTTGGGCTTTGAAGTGATTGGCCAGCGTGAAACGCAGGTGTTGATGAGCACCCGGCATTATCGCAGCAACGGTTTGCGCGGATTTATCGACACCACGCCGATCTACCGGTCGCTGGAAGTACAGCAGATCCACACTTATCTCCTGCAGAAAAACGGCAAACGCGCGATGCTCGATGCGGAGAAACAGCGCGATCGACACCTCGATCAGACCACCCGTCACACCGAAGAATTTGTCCGCCAGCGCCTGACCGTGCACTGA
- a CDS encoding YXWGXW repeat-containing protein, with product MSVLRSLSKWRKTLLLVPLTLAALSSAPVFAQPVVIVQHAPPPMRMEVMPGARPGYVWDQGHWRWQGRGYVWMPGHWQPVRYGARWKPGHWQARGPNWFWVEGHWVR from the coding sequence ATGAGCGTTTTGCGTTCCCTGTCCAAATGGCGAAAAACCCTGCTGCTGGTGCCGTTGACGCTGGCCGCACTGAGCAGCGCCCCGGTGTTTGCGCAACCGGTGGTGATCGTCCAGCACGCGCCACCGCCGATGCGCATGGAAGTGATGCCCGGTGCGCGTCCCGGTTATGTCTGGGATCAAGGGCATTGGCGCTGGCAAGGACGTGGTTATGTGTGGATGCCCGGCCACTGGCAACCGGTGAGGTACGGCGCACGCTGGAAACCCGGGCACTGGCAGGCGCGCGGGCCGAACTGGTTCTGGGTCGAAGGGCATTGGGTGCGATGA
- a CDS encoding YceI family protein, protein MSIRLLLAAAYSLCVVYDANAVEYTRVNTSASQISFTYSQMGSRMYGTFGKFEATLDFDTNNLASARTTLHIDLSSIDAGSADANTELVKSAWFNTEKFPVAVFESSHFTLVAEHRYLIDGELTLKGITRKVQVPVELKPGNDIGIFDGELLLKRDEFGLGAGEWADTVVSKDIAIKFKVVAPQQ, encoded by the coding sequence ATGTCGATCCGATTGCTGCTGGCTGCCGCGTATTCGCTGTGCGTCGTTTATGACGCGAACGCCGTCGAATACACTCGGGTCAACACCAGCGCCAGTCAGATCAGTTTCACCTATAGCCAGATGGGTTCGCGGATGTACGGCACCTTCGGCAAGTTCGAAGCGACGCTGGACTTTGATACCAATAATCTCGCCAGCGCCCGCACTACATTGCACATCGACCTCAGCAGCATCGATGCGGGTAGCGCGGACGCCAACACCGAACTGGTGAAATCGGCGTGGTTCAACACTGAAAAATTCCCCGTGGCGGTATTCGAGTCGAGCCATTTCACTCTAGTTGCCGAGCATCGTTACTTGATCGATGGCGAGCTCACCCTAAAAGGCATCACCCGCAAAGTGCAGGTACCGGTGGAATTGAAACCGGGCAACGACATCGGCATTTTCGACGGTGAACTGCTGCTCAAGCGTGACGAGTTCGGCCTCGGCGCGGGGGAGTGGGCGGACACCGTGGTGTCCAAGGATATCGCCATCAAATTCAAGGTGGTGGCGCCACAGCAGTGA
- a CDS encoding MATE family efflux transporter — protein sequence MQAATQRPLWQTYLLFLAPMVLSNFLQSMSGTVNSIYIGQMLGTQALAAVSGMFPIVFFFIALVIGLGAGAGVLIGQAWGAREPHMVKAIAGATLLLGVLIGLVAAVLGSVFARQALTGLGTPADVLDDAVAYAHVMMWILPSLLVFVLFTQLLRGVSDTLSPLLALIVSTSVGLALTPALIRGWFGLPQLGIQSAAYAGLAGNLAAMAWLAWRLIRKGHPLAPDREFFNALRLDGAILGKVLRIGLPTGVQMIVLSLSELVILALVNQHGSQATAAYGAVTQIVNYVQFPALSIAITASILGAQAIGAGRLERMGPILRTGLLINVCLTGGLIVLGYLLSHWLLGLFLTEDSTRAMAEHLLHIMLWSLLVFGFQAIIGGIMRASGTVLVPVAIAIICVVGVQLPAAYWLDGQYGLQGVWMAFPVAYLGMLVLQTLYYKLVWQHQKIERLV from the coding sequence ATGCAAGCCGCCACCCAACGCCCACTCTGGCAAACCTACCTGCTGTTCCTCGCGCCGATGGTGCTGTCGAACTTTCTGCAATCGATGTCGGGCACGGTCAACAGCATCTATATCGGCCAGATGCTCGGCACGCAAGCACTGGCGGCGGTGTCGGGGATGTTTCCCATCGTATTCTTCTTTATCGCCCTGGTGATCGGCCTCGGCGCGGGCGCCGGTGTGCTCATCGGTCAAGCCTGGGGCGCGCGGGAGCCGCATATGGTCAAGGCGATTGCCGGGGCGACGCTGTTGCTGGGCGTATTGATCGGTCTGGTGGCCGCAGTGCTGGGCAGCGTGTTTGCGCGCCAGGCACTGACGGGGTTGGGAACGCCAGCGGATGTGCTCGACGATGCGGTGGCGTATGCCCATGTGATGATGTGGATCTTGCCGTCGCTGCTGGTGTTTGTGTTGTTCACGCAGCTGTTGCGCGGGGTCAGTGACACGCTGTCGCCGTTGCTGGCGCTGATCGTCTCGACTAGTGTCGGCCTGGCACTCACGCCGGCGCTGATTCGCGGCTGGTTCGGCTTGCCGCAGTTGGGCATTCAAAGTGCGGCTTACGCCGGGCTGGCCGGTAACCTGGCAGCGATGGCGTGGCTGGCGTGGCGCCTGATTCGCAAGGGCCATCCACTGGCGCCGGACCGCGAGTTCTTCAACGCGCTGCGTCTCGACGGGGCGATTCTCGGCAAGGTGTTGCGCATCGGCCTGCCGACCGGCGTGCAGATGATTGTGCTGTCGCTGTCGGAGCTGGTGATTCTGGCGCTGGTCAACCAGCACGGCTCACAAGCGACGGCGGCCTATGGCGCGGTGACGCAGATCGTCAACTATGTGCAGTTTCCGGCGTTGTCGATTGCGATCACCGCGTCGATCCTCGGTGCGCAGGCCATCGGCGCCGGACGTCTGGAGCGCATGGGGCCGATTCTGCGCACCGGGCTGTTGATCAACGTCTGTTTGACCGGTGGTCTGATCGTGCTGGGTTATCTGTTGTCGCACTGGTTGCTGGGCCTGTTTCTCACCGAGGACTCGACTCGGGCAATGGCTGAGCATCTGTTGCACATCATGCTGTGGAGCCTGTTGGTGTTCGGCTTCCAGGCCATCATCGGCGGCATCATGCGCGCCAGTGGTACGGTGTTGGTACCGGTGGCAATCGCGATCATCTGTGTGGTCGGGGTGCAGTTGCCGGCGGCATACTGGCTGGACGGGCAGTACGGTTTGCAGGGTGTGTGGATGGCGTTTCCGGTGGCGTATCTGGGCATGCTGGTGCTGCAGACCTTGTATTACAAACTGGTCTGGCAGCATCAGAAGATCGAACGGTTGGTGTAG
- a CDS encoding chorismate mutase: MPHFANLLTGTLLALLATTAHAAAPADTLKPLLETLNERLNIGDLVALTKWDSGKPIQDSPREAQVIANARTLAAERQLDPEDVAQLIAAQMEANKLVQYGLLAQWQAAGAAPDTARPDLGQQIRPRLDELQTRLLQQYAAFLPYRHDANCPAWLAKARSGLTHDALHELALTRATGELCVRPPTP; encoded by the coding sequence ATGCCGCACTTTGCCAACTTGCTGACCGGCACCCTCCTCGCTTTGCTCGCCACCACCGCTCACGCCGCCGCACCCGCCGACACCTTGAAGCCTTTACTGGAAACGCTGAACGAACGCCTGAACATCGGCGACCTCGTCGCGCTGACCAAATGGGACAGCGGCAAGCCGATTCAGGACAGCCCGCGTGAAGCGCAGGTCATTGCTAATGCCCGCACGCTGGCCGCCGAACGCCAGCTCGACCCGGAAGACGTGGCGCAACTGATCGCGGCGCAAATGGAGGCGAACAAACTGGTGCAGTACGGGTTGCTCGCGCAGTGGCAAGCGGCCGGTGCCGCGCCGGACACCGCGCGCCCCGACCTGGGTCAACAGATCCGTCCGCGTCTGGATGAGCTGCAAACCCGTCTGCTGCAGCAATACGCCGCGTTCCTGCCGTATCGCCACGACGCCAATTGCCCGGCGTGGCTGGCCAAGGCGCGCAGTGGCCTGACCCACGACGCGCTGCATGAGCTGGCTCTGACGCGGGCTACCGGTGAACTGTGCGTGCGACCACCAACCCCATGA
- a CDS encoding phage infection protein — protein sequence MKRQTLLSIAFSVFAINAFAATPAHTQVAEGGSDKLIESRVAEGGSDRLLERRVAEGGSDRLLERRVAEGGSDRLLERRVAEGGSDRLLERRVAEGGSDRLLERRVAEGGSDRLLERRVAEGGSDRLLERRVAEGGSDRLLERRVA from the coding sequence ATGAAACGCCAAACCCTTCTCAGCATCGCTTTTTCGGTTTTCGCCATTAACGCTTTTGCCGCCACCCCGGCACACACCCAGGTCGCTGAAGGCGGCTCGGACAAGTTGATTGAAAGTCGTGTTGCTGAGGGCGGTTCCGATCGTCTGCTCGAACGCCGCGTTGCCGAGGGCGGTTCCGATCGTCTGCTCGAACGCCGCGTTGCCGAGGGCGGTTCCGATCGTCTGCTCGAACGCCGCGTTGCCGAGGGCGGTTCCGATCGTCTGCTCGAACGCCGCGTTGCCGAGGGCGGTTCCGATCGTCTGCTCGAACGCCGGGTTGCCGAAGGCGGTTCCGATCGTCTGCTCGAACGCCGCGTTGCCGAAGGCGGTTCCGATCGTCTGCTCGAACGCCGCGTTGCCGAAGGCGGTTCCGATCGTCTGCTTGAACGACGCGTTGCCTAA